A single region of the Duganella sp. BuS-21 genome encodes:
- a CDS encoding (2Fe-2S)-binding protein, translating into MKLKINGKQHQLDVDPAMPLLWALRDEVGLTGSKFGCGMGLCGACTVHVDGQPVRSCVTPVGGLAKARITTIEGVAGKVALALRAAWVQHQVAQCGYCQSGQLMSAQALLQATPAPTDAQIDDAMSGNICRCATYARIRAAIHSAAAALKGKA; encoded by the coding sequence ATGAAATTGAAGATCAATGGCAAGCAGCATCAACTCGACGTGGACCCTGCAATGCCGCTGCTGTGGGCATTGCGCGACGAAGTCGGGCTCACCGGCAGTAAATTCGGCTGCGGCATGGGCCTGTGCGGCGCCTGCACCGTGCATGTCGACGGCCAACCGGTGCGCTCTTGCGTGACCCCGGTCGGCGGCCTGGCAAAGGCCCGCATCACCACCATAGAAGGCGTGGCGGGAAAGGTGGCGTTGGCCTTGCGCGCGGCGTGGGTCCAGCACCAGGTGGCCCAATGCGGCTACTGCCAGTCCGGCCAGTTGATGTCGGCGCAGGCGCTGCTGCAGGCGACGCCGGCGCCGACCGATGCGCAAATCGACGACGCGATGTCCGGCAACATCTGCCGTTGCGCAACCTATGCGCGCATCCGCGCCGCGATCCACAGCGCCGCCGCCGCGCTGAAAGGCAAGGCATGA
- a CDS encoding NmrA/HSCARG family protein, which produces MTNPHLKNSILVTGATGQQGGAVARHLLAGGFAVKALVRNPDSDKAKALAAKGIELVVGDLDDAASLVAAMSGVSGVYSVQNPRGVGTVVEVAQGKALVDAAKQAGVRQFVYSSVASADQSTGVPLFDSKFVIEQHLRASGVPFTIVRPVYFMDNWAWSEASFAKGVMAQPLSPDTHLQQICVDDIGAFVAATFADPATWLGQTAELAGDDLSMSDSAAAAGAARGLTVNYVQTPWDDYQKAMGQEYFLMLRWLEDTGYRADPALLRSVVPKARTLAAYLAR; this is translated from the coding sequence ATGACAAACCCGCATTTGAAAAATAGTATTCTGGTCACCGGCGCCACCGGTCAACAAGGCGGCGCAGTGGCGCGCCACCTGCTGGCGGGCGGCTTCGCCGTCAAGGCGCTGGTGCGCAACCCGGACAGCGACAAGGCCAAGGCTCTGGCGGCCAAGGGTATCGAACTGGTGGTGGGCGATCTCGACGACGCCGCGTCGCTGGTGGCGGCAATGAGCGGCGTGAGCGGCGTCTATTCGGTGCAGAATCCACGTGGCGTGGGCACCGTGGTTGAAGTCGCTCAGGGCAAGGCGCTGGTCGACGCGGCGAAACAGGCGGGCGTGCGGCAATTCGTCTACAGCTCGGTGGCCAGCGCGGACCAGAGCACCGGCGTGCCGCTGTTCGACAGCAAGTTCGTCATCGAACAGCACTTGCGCGCCTCCGGCGTGCCGTTCACCATCGTGCGTCCGGTGTACTTCATGGACAACTGGGCCTGGTCGGAAGCCTCGTTCGCCAAGGGCGTGATGGCGCAGCCGCTTTCGCCGGATACCCACTTGCAGCAAATCTGCGTGGACGACATCGGCGCCTTCGTGGCCGCCACCTTCGCCGATCCGGCAACATGGCTCGGGCAGACAGCCGAGCTGGCCGGAGACGATCTGAGCATGAGCGACTCGGCCGCCGCCGCCGGCGCGGCGCGCGGGCTGACCGTCAACTACGTGCAGACGCCTTGGGACGATTATCAGAAAGCCATGGGCCAGGAATACTTTCTGATGCTGCGCTGGCTGGAAGACACCGGCTACCGTGCCGACCCAGCGTTGCTGCGCTCGGTTGTGCCGAAAGCCCGCACGCTGGCGGCCTACCTGGCGCGTTAA
- a CDS encoding FAD-dependent monooxygenase, whose product MITHDVEVLLVGLGPVGSTTALYLARHGISVAAIECAALGATDLRASTFHPPTIEMLDDLGVATKLKTEGLIAPRYQHRDRKTNEVFNFDMGELADITRFPYRIQCEQHRVAHEVAETLALEGTAQVAYHQRLVFMEQDEDGVTAWVETPLAVEKYRAKYVIGADGASSIVRKLLDLDFPGFTYNDKFLCYSTEYPIENAFEGLSHVNYISDPEEWMVLLRVPGLWRVLVPAANDVSDATLLSDATKNELFRRMLKSDDEVVTRHRTIYRVHQRVVSQFAVGRVCLIGDAAHLNSPMGGFGMNSGIHDGINLGEKLVRILRQGGDHALVQQFHRQRHQVTTDFVQTQTIDNTKMMREGPGAARELRRERMAKLNADATLRRAFLKRQAMFTSLEDAAAIV is encoded by the coding sequence ATGATCACTCACGACGTTGAAGTTTTACTGGTTGGACTGGGGCCGGTCGGCTCCACCACGGCGCTGTACCTGGCTCGCCACGGCATCAGCGTGGCGGCGATCGAATGCGCCGCGCTCGGCGCCACCGATTTGCGCGCCTCGACCTTTCATCCGCCGACCATCGAAATGCTGGACGATCTGGGCGTCGCCACCAAGCTCAAGACCGAAGGGTTGATCGCGCCGCGCTACCAGCACCGCGACCGCAAGACCAACGAAGTGTTCAACTTCGACATGGGCGAACTGGCTGACATCACGCGCTTCCCTTACCGCATCCAATGCGAGCAGCACCGCGTCGCGCACGAGGTGGCCGAGACGCTGGCGCTGGAAGGAACGGCGCAAGTGGCCTACCACCAGCGGCTGGTGTTCATGGAGCAGGATGAGGACGGCGTCACCGCCTGGGTCGAGACCCCGCTGGCGGTCGAAAAGTATCGCGCCAAGTATGTGATCGGCGCCGATGGCGCCAGCAGCATTGTGCGCAAGCTGCTGGATCTGGACTTCCCCGGCTTCACCTATAACGACAAATTCCTGTGCTACTCGACCGAGTATCCGATCGAGAACGCGTTCGAGGGCCTGAGCCATGTCAACTACATCTCCGATCCGGAGGAGTGGATGGTGTTGCTGCGGGTGCCGGGACTGTGGCGCGTGCTGGTGCCGGCCGCCAACGACGTGAGCGACGCCACCTTGTTGTCGGACGCGACCAAGAACGAGCTGTTCCGCCGCATGCTCAAGTCCGATGACGAGGTCGTCACTCGCCACCGCACCATCTACCGCGTTCATCAACGCGTGGTGTCGCAATTCGCGGTTGGCCGGGTGTGCCTGATCGGCGACGCCGCCCACCTCAACAGCCCGATGGGTGGTTTCGGCATGAACAGCGGTATCCACGACGGCATCAATCTGGGCGAAAAACTGGTGCGCATCCTGCGCCAGGGCGGCGATCACGCCTTGGTGCAGCAGTTCCACCGCCAGCGCCACCAGGTCACCACCGACTTCGTGCAGACGCAAACCATCGACAACACCAAGATGATGCGCGAAGGGCCGGGGGCGGCGCGCGAATTGCGCCGCGAGCGCATGGCCAAGCTGAACGCCGACGCCACGCTGCGCCGCGCCTTCCTCAAGCGCCAGGCCATGTTCACCAGCCTCGAAGACGCCGCAGCCATCGTTTAA
- a CDS encoding TonB-dependent receptor, giving the protein MTTTQQSSSLRSARLSTSTRWMVLAYGFSLAAGIAAGSATAQDTTAAANASAAAPAAQPEQIQEVVVTARKRKERLQDVPLAISAFGSATLEAAGVRTLQDLSALTPGMSINDDGTESQVTPVIRGMAKLGEGDPNVAIFLDGVYLANPASVSLGLIDLERIEVVKGPVSSLYGRNAFAGAINYVSKPPPEKLSGTVGVTLGQYGMKSVTGSVGGSVIPGLLKGRVAIGYDSTDGTFKDSVTKLRAGGHEKKDAQVSFELTPSKDLVINGALYYGKDFFDEPASIYLEDNCGPKVAAGVTAGQYTQYCGEISSSGKSVEVAKIAGSAGASGNDRKVTSGSLKVSYDFGGADGSALFGYNKVTQQRFSDFTGRRDGIPFALTNGGVVSLPELFGSDANNDDFSGEFRLSSKQDQRLRWSGGFYYFDAKNIASTIIGIDGSKLTPGQTLTSATAKQYLTADGSFSQAYQTVGAGKTKLLSEFLGGEFDILPNLTASAEGRHTQEDKSYDLLRSTAVANTVRPFGYLPDAGFSYNNYRATLNWKVTKANLLYLSSANGTKAGGYNPRATITSELTYNPETSDTIEVGSKNSFLGNRLQVNVAAYRITSKDLQVLAPSDNPLATGLVTRNFGGTTSKGLELEVTARPITGLTLTGGVAYTDPKFDNGSYDFSNAAACAAIPSCAPRVVTIQTAQGARSVVNLAGLTPQRVSKVQTSLGANYITPISENWSYFGRVDARHETKQYMAPINLSYWGSRTVVNLRTGVESDKWRVAVFVNNLTDNRVPSYAATNTRLNDFVANPLAYLPASRTAGVQVNYSF; this is encoded by the coding sequence ATGACAACCACTCAACAAAGCAGCTCCCTTCGTTCCGCCCGCCTTAGCACGAGCACCCGCTGGATGGTCCTGGCCTACGGCTTTTCGCTGGCCGCTGGCATCGCCGCCGGCAGCGCCACGGCGCAGGACACCACGGCCGCCGCCAACGCCAGCGCTGCGGCGCCGGCCGCGCAACCGGAGCAGATCCAGGAAGTGGTGGTGACCGCCCGCAAACGCAAGGAACGCCTGCAGGACGTGCCGTTGGCCATCTCGGCGTTCGGCAGCGCGACGCTGGAAGCGGCCGGCGTGCGCACTCTGCAGGACCTGTCGGCGCTGACGCCGGGCATGTCGATCAACGATGACGGCACCGAATCGCAAGTGACGCCGGTGATCCGCGGCATGGCCAAGCTGGGCGAAGGCGATCCGAACGTCGCCATTTTCCTCGACGGCGTCTACCTGGCCAACCCGGCCTCGGTGAGCCTGGGCCTGATCGATCTGGAGCGCATCGAAGTGGTGAAAGGTCCGGTCAGCTCGCTGTACGGCCGCAACGCCTTCGCCGGCGCGATCAACTACGTGTCCAAGCCGCCGCCGGAAAAACTCTCCGGTACGGTCGGCGTCACGCTCGGCCAATACGGCATGAAATCGGTCACCGGCTCGGTCGGCGGCAGCGTCATTCCCGGCCTGCTGAAAGGCCGTGTGGCGATCGGTTACGACAGCACCGACGGCACCTTCAAGGATAGCGTCACCAAGCTGCGCGCCGGCGGCCACGAGAAGAAGGACGCGCAAGTGTCGTTTGAACTGACGCCGAGCAAGGACCTGGTCATCAACGGCGCGCTGTATTACGGCAAGGACTTCTTCGACGAACCGGCCTCGATCTACCTGGAAGACAACTGCGGCCCGAAAGTCGCCGCCGGTGTCACGGCCGGTCAGTACACCCAGTACTGCGGCGAGATCAGCAGCAGCGGCAAATCGGTCGAAGTGGCCAAGATCGCCGGCAGCGCCGGCGCCTCGGGCAACGACCGCAAGGTAACCAGCGGCAGCCTGAAAGTCTCCTATGATTTCGGCGGCGCCGACGGCTCCGCCCTGTTCGGCTACAACAAGGTGACGCAGCAGCGCTTCTCGGACTTCACGGGTCGCCGCGACGGAATCCCGTTCGCGCTGACCAATGGCGGCGTGGTTTCACTGCCGGAACTGTTCGGCAGCGACGCCAACAATGACGACTTCAGCGGCGAATTCCGCCTGTCGTCGAAACAGGATCAACGTCTGCGCTGGTCCGGCGGCTTCTACTACTTCGACGCCAAGAACATCGCGTCGACCATCATCGGCATCGACGGCTCGAAGCTGACGCCCGGCCAGACCCTGACCAGCGCCACCGCCAAGCAGTACCTGACCGCCGATGGCTCGTTCAGCCAGGCCTACCAGACCGTCGGCGCCGGCAAAACCAAACTGCTGTCTGAGTTCCTCGGCGGCGAATTCGACATCCTGCCCAATCTGACCGCCTCGGCCGAGGGTCGCCACACCCAGGAGGACAAATCGTACGACCTGCTGCGTAGCACCGCTGTGGCCAATACCGTGCGGCCGTTTGGCTACCTGCCCGACGCCGGCTTCAGCTATAACAACTACCGCGCCACGCTGAACTGGAAAGTCACCAAGGCCAACCTGCTGTACCTGAGCTCGGCCAACGGCACCAAGGCCGGCGGCTATAACCCGCGCGCCACGATCACTTCGGAACTGACCTACAATCCGGAAACCAGCGATACCATCGAAGTCGGTTCGAAAAACAGTTTCCTTGGCAATCGCCTGCAGGTGAACGTCGCGGCCTACCGCATTACATCGAAGGACCTGCAGGTGCTGGCGCCGTCGGACAATCCACTCGCCACGGGCCTGGTGACGCGCAACTTCGGCGGGACCACCAGCAAGGGCCTGGAGCTGGAAGTGACGGCGCGTCCAATAACCGGCTTGACGTTGACCGGCGGCGTGGCGTACACCGATCCGAAGTTCGACAACGGTAGCTACGACTTCTCGAACGCGGCGGCCTGCGCGGCGATCCCGAGCTGCGCCCCGCGCGTGGTGACGATCCAGACCGCGCAAGGCGCGCGCAGCGTGGTGAATCTGGCCGGCCTGACGCCGCAACGCGTCAGCAAGGTGCAGACCTCGCTCGGCGCGAACTACATCACGCCGATATCGGAAAACTGGTCGTACTTCGGCCGCGTCGACGCGCGCCATGAAACCAAGCAGTATATGGCGCCGATCAATCTGAGCTACTGGGGTTCGCGTACCGTGGTCAACCTGCGCACCGGCGTCGAGAGCGACAAATGGCGCGTGGCGGTCTTCGTCAACAACCTGACCGACAATCGGGTGCCGTCCTACGCCGCCACCAACACCCGTCTGAACGACTTCGTGGCCAACCCGCTGGCCTACCTGCCGGCATCGCGCACTGCCGGCGTGCAGGTCAACTACAGCTTCTAA
- a CDS encoding xanthine dehydrogenase family protein molybdopterin-binding subunit yields the protein MSAPTISRRGFITLAGAGLTLALLPVATAAADAPQLAQPFLRIAADGSVTVLAKHLDMGQGIWTGLASIVAEELDAAWEQIRVEGAPADKALYKNLAFGAQTTGGSTSIANSWDQYRRAGAVARLMLVQAAAALWRVPTGEIGVARGRLRHVSGREAGFGELAGAAALLAVPAADSVTLKDPAKFEILGKVLPRLDVADKARGKIIYGIDVRRPGQKIAMIVRSPRFGGKVARFDAGAARKIKGVVEVVQVPNGVAVVANNTWAAREAQQALVVEWDFSDAEQRSSPQIIEQFRALALEADPVSYIKRGDSAAAFARAVKIVEADYEQPYLAHAPMEPLSAVCEMRDGACEIWGGIQSQSGDQAAAAKILGLPLQRVRLHTLYAGSSFGRRATFSSDWIAELAEVVKATGARYPVKMMWSRADDIQGGFYRPLSFHKLRAGLDAEGRIVAVSQTIVVQSFLFGAPKPGVKNKPDPTALEGSMADRYDIADASVDWVNPPAKVPVHMFRALGYNHTTFSKEVFMDELARAAGADPLAFRLRHLGKHPRQATVLALACEKAGWDTPVALGRARGLAVQESHKSFIAQVVEVSVADGVVKVERLVCAIDCGLVLNPDNVRAQVEGGAGFAFGVALLGKITLKDGQVEQSNFHDYQVLRMNQMPRAIEVHIVPSTAAPTGVGEPVVVVTGAAVANALARLSGKPVRVLPLSELSL from the coding sequence ATGAGCGCCCCCACCATCAGCCGACGCGGTTTCATCACGCTGGCCGGCGCCGGCCTGACGCTGGCGCTGCTGCCGGTCGCGACCGCCGCCGCCGATGCGCCCCAACTGGCGCAGCCGTTCCTGCGCATCGCCGCCGACGGCAGCGTTACGGTGCTGGCCAAGCATCTCGACATGGGGCAGGGAATCTGGACCGGCCTGGCCTCGATCGTCGCCGAGGAACTCGACGCCGCATGGGAACAGATCAGGGTCGAGGGCGCGCCGGCCGACAAGGCGCTTTACAAAAACCTGGCCTTCGGCGCACAGACGACCGGCGGCTCGACCTCGATCGCGAATAGCTGGGACCAGTATCGCCGCGCCGGCGCGGTGGCGCGGCTGATGCTGGTGCAGGCTGCGGCCGCGCTGTGGCGGGTGCCGACCGGCGAGATTGGCGTCGCGCGCGGCCGGCTGCGGCACGTGAGCGGCCGCGAAGCCGGCTTCGGCGAACTGGCCGGCGCCGCCGCGTTGCTGGCGGTGCCCGCGGCCGACAGCGTCACGCTCAAGGACCCGGCCAAATTCGAGATCCTGGGCAAGGTCTTGCCGCGTCTCGACGTGGCCGACAAAGCTCGCGGAAAAATCATCTACGGCATCGATGTACGCCGGCCGGGTCAGAAGATCGCGATGATCGTGCGATCGCCGCGCTTCGGCGGCAAGGTGGCGCGCTTCGACGCCGGTGCCGCGCGCAAGATCAAAGGCGTGGTCGAGGTGGTGCAGGTGCCGAACGGCGTCGCCGTGGTCGCCAACAATACCTGGGCCGCGCGCGAGGCGCAGCAGGCGCTGGTGGTGGAGTGGGACTTCAGCGACGCCGAGCAGCGCTCGTCACCGCAGATCATCGAGCAGTTCCGCGCGCTGGCGTTGGAAGCCGATCCGGTGTCCTACATCAAGCGGGGCGATAGTGCGGCGGCGTTCGCCCGCGCGGTCAAGATCGTCGAGGCCGACTACGAACAACCCTATCTGGCGCATGCGCCGATGGAACCGTTGTCGGCGGTCTGCGAGATGCGCGACGGCGCCTGCGAGATCTGGGGTGGTATCCAGAGCCAGAGCGGCGACCAGGCGGCGGCGGCGAAAATACTCGGGCTGCCGCTGCAACGGGTGCGTCTACACACGTTGTACGCCGGCAGCAGCTTTGGCCGACGCGCCACGTTTTCCTCGGACTGGATCGCGGAGCTGGCGGAGGTGGTCAAGGCCACCGGCGCGCGCTATCCGGTGAAGATGATGTGGAGCCGCGCCGACGACATCCAGGGCGGGTTTTATCGCCCGCTCAGTTTCCACAAGCTGCGCGCCGGACTCGACGCGGAAGGCCGCATCGTCGCCGTGAGCCAGACCATCGTGGTGCAATCGTTCTTGTTCGGCGCGCCCAAGCCCGGCGTCAAGAACAAGCCCGATCCGACCGCGCTCGAAGGCAGTATGGCCGACCGCTACGACATCGCCGACGCCAGCGTCGACTGGGTCAACCCGCCGGCCAAGGTGCCGGTGCATATGTTCCGCGCGCTCGGCTACAACCATACCACCTTCAGCAAAGAGGTATTCATGGACGAGCTGGCGCGCGCCGCCGGCGCCGATCCCCTGGCATTCCGCCTGCGCCATCTAGGGAAACATCCACGTCAGGCGACGGTGCTGGCGCTGGCTTGCGAGAAGGCCGGCTGGGACACCCCGGTGGCGCTTGGCAGGGCGCGCGGACTGGCGGTGCAGGAGTCGCATAAGTCGTTCATCGCGCAGGTGGTGGAGGTGAGCGTGGCCGACGGCGTGGTGAAGGTGGAGCGGCTGGTGTGCGCCATCGATTGCGGCCTGGTGCTCAATCCCGACAACGTGCGCGCGCAAGTGGAGGGTGGCGCGGGTTTCGCCTTCGGTGTGGCGCTGCTTGGGAAGATAACGCTCAAGGACGGTCAGGTCGAGCAAAGCAATTTCCACGATTACCAAGTGCTGCGGATGAACCAGATGCCGCGCGCGATCGAGGTGCACATCGTGCCCTCGACGGCGGCGCCGACCGGCGTTGGCGAACCGGTGGTGGTGGTCACCGGGGCGGCGGTGGCGAACGCGTTGGCGCGCCTTAGCGGCAAGCCGGTACGGGTGCTGCCGTTGTCCGAGCTGTCGCTGTAG
- a CDS encoding MFS transporter — translation MSSQTAPPAQRFLGPIKLAPGVAPAQIGIFLIVIIAAICMLNFLPLVQAYIFNEILHIPRNQQGVTAGNLATVQQLAMLLCVGVWGALADRIGRRKVLLMALCGYCICLSVYPLSSTLTMLFCAQFLYGVAWSAHTAGGATMMVDFPDNGSRGKFTGLMIVVQGIAGAIVVGWLGARIPAALVANGVSPALAGRYACWAVAGFGVIGLVLGALFLKNPKPPVGAGEKKTISQALAGFKSDYQKVLAHARKNPRFGLVVMMGFVIRSDYAVILSFMSLWVINAASGQGVSSVDALKTAGTLLAVFKIATLVSPLLFGLVADRVNRTILLVLSLALTGTSLCATLFISDVMGLGIHLVVAAIGITESALIISSQSVFGEEAPGELRGAAMGMFSMVGIVSVVFISFIGGHLFDSVGYSAPFVLVGILNLLFAVLGAYLVFKSGDRAVFKRPVSQS, via the coding sequence ATGAGCAGCCAGACCGCGCCACCAGCCCAACGCTTCCTCGGTCCGATCAAACTGGCCCCCGGCGTCGCGCCGGCCCAGATCGGTATTTTCCTGATCGTTATCATCGCGGCGATCTGCATGCTCAACTTCCTGCCGCTGGTGCAGGCCTATATCTTCAACGAGATCCTGCACATTCCGCGTAACCAGCAAGGTGTCACTGCGGGCAACCTGGCGACGGTTCAGCAACTGGCGATGCTGCTGTGCGTCGGCGTCTGGGGGGCGCTGGCCGACCGCATCGGCCGCCGCAAAGTGCTGTTGATGGCGCTGTGCGGCTACTGCATTTGCCTGTCGGTGTACCCGTTATCGAGCACGCTGACGATGCTGTTCTGCGCGCAGTTCCTGTATGGCGTGGCGTGGAGCGCGCACACTGCCGGCGGCGCGACGATGATGGTTGATTTTCCTGACAACGGCTCGCGCGGCAAGTTCACCGGCCTGATGATCGTGGTGCAGGGCATCGCCGGCGCGATCGTGGTCGGCTGGCTCGGCGCACGGATTCCGGCGGCGCTGGTCGCCAATGGCGTCTCGCCGGCGCTGGCCGGGCGCTATGCGTGCTGGGCGGTGGCCGGCTTCGGGGTGATCGGCCTGGTGCTGGGCGCGCTGTTCCTGAAAAATCCGAAACCTCCGGTCGGCGCGGGCGAGAAAAAGACCATCTCCCAGGCGCTGGCCGGATTCAAGAGCGATTATCAGAAGGTGCTGGCGCACGCCCGGAAAAATCCACGCTTCGGCTTGGTGGTCATGATGGGCTTTGTGATCCGCTCGGATTATGCCGTGATCCTGTCGTTCATGTCACTGTGGGTGATCAACGCGGCCTCGGGGCAGGGCGTCAGTAGCGTCGATGCGCTCAAGACCGCCGGCACGCTGCTTGCAGTGTTCAAGATCGCCACCCTGGTTTCACCGCTGTTGTTCGGCCTGGTGGCCGACCGGGTCAACCGCACCATTCTGCTGGTGCTGTCGCTGGCGCTGACCGGCACCTCGCTGTGCGCAACGCTGTTCATCAGCGATGTCATGGGCTTGGGCATCCACCTGGTGGTCGCCGCCATTGGCATTACTGAAAGTGCGCTGATCATCAGTTCGCAGTCGGTGTTTGGCGAAGAGGCCCCTGGCGAGCTGCGTGGCGCGGCGATGGGCATGTTCTCCATGGTCGGTATCGTCAGCGTAGTGTTCATCAGCTTCATCGGCGGCCACCTGTTCGACTCGGTGGGCTACTCGGCGCCGTTCGTGCTGGTGGGAATACTGAACCTGCTGTTCGCTGTGCTGGGCGCCTATCTGGTGTTCAAGTCGGGCGACCGCGCAGTGTTCAAACGTCCCGTCAGCCAGTCCTAG
- a CDS encoding MFS transporter, which yields MSQCVVAAPATDWPLVVKCAALVAAVQFFVALEGSMLLPLGPMLSDALGFPTDHLGYLNSSFLAAAAIAGLIGSLFLDRFERRVALSVALGGLAVATGMAALASSLEGLMWCRFIAGLCGGPAAALGLAVIGDTAPVEVRGRAIGAVAAGSGLAIILGVPLALVTAEWVGWRVMFLLAGLLGLALALGAALLLPNRLGHLSRQNGREVWADFRGMLAQRSTLMALGATGLVFASTHALASNLASYLVYNLGVPQSDLKFIWSAGGVAGLAGSQLASHLSDRLGAVRMFWGVSVLTVPAFYLFFVQTGTTLAPMLMFCVFMACVSARFVLIQTINSLASRAGNRGRFMSLIGANNQAASALILLVCGQVLYTAPGGALVRMDWLGWFGICAALLSAWLAWLPLRGNGAE from the coding sequence ATGTCACAGTGTGTAGTCGCGGCGCCGGCAACGGATTGGCCGCTGGTTGTCAAATGCGCCGCTCTGGTGGCGGCGGTGCAGTTCTTCGTGGCGCTGGAAGGATCGATGCTCTTGCCGCTGGGTCCGATGCTATCCGATGCGCTTGGATTTCCCACCGATCATCTCGGTTATCTGAATAGTAGTTTCCTCGCGGCGGCCGCGATCGCCGGCCTGATAGGTTCGTTGTTCCTCGACCGCTTCGAGCGGCGCGTGGCGCTGTCGGTCGCGCTCGGAGGCTTGGCGGTCGCCACCGGCATGGCGGCCCTGGCCAGCAGCCTGGAAGGTCTGATGTGGTGTCGCTTCATAGCCGGCTTGTGCGGAGGTCCGGCCGCCGCGCTGGGACTGGCGGTGATCGGGGACACCGCACCGGTCGAGGTGCGTGGCCGCGCGATCGGCGCGGTGGCGGCCGGCTCCGGCCTGGCCATCATCCTCGGCGTCCCGCTGGCGCTGGTCACCGCGGAATGGGTCGGCTGGCGCGTGATGTTCCTGCTGGCAGGCCTGCTGGGCTTGGCGCTGGCGCTCGGCGCGGCGCTGCTGTTGCCGAACCGCTTGGGCCATCTGTCGCGCCAGAACGGCCGCGAGGTTTGGGCGGATTTCCGCGGCATGCTGGCGCAGCGCTCGACGCTGATGGCGCTGGGTGCCACCGGGCTGGTGTTCGCCAGCACCCATGCGCTGGCGTCGAACCTGGCGTCCTACCTGGTGTACAACCTGGGCGTGCCGCAGTCGGACCTGAAATTCATCTGGTCGGCCGGCGGTGTCGCCGGGCTGGCCGGGTCGCAGCTGGCCAGTCATTTATCGGACAGGCTGGGCGCGGTCCGCATGTTCTGGGGCGTCAGCGTACTGACGGTGCCGGCCTTCTACCTGTTCTTCGTGCAGACCGGGACCACGCTGGCGCCGATGCTGATGTTCTGTGTCTTCATGGCCTGCGTCAGCGCGCGTTTCGTGCTGATCCAAACGATCAACTCACTGGCCTCGCGCGCCGGCAACCGCGGCCGATTCATGTCGCTGATCGGCGCCAACAACCAGGCCGCTTCGGCGCTGATACTGCTGGTGTGTGGTCAAGTGCTGTACACCGCGCCCGGCGGCGCGCTGGTGCGCATGGATTGGCTGGGCTGGTTCGGCATCTGTGCCGCCTTGCTCAGTGCCTGGCTGGCCTGGCTGCCACTGCGCGGCAACGGCGCCGAATAA
- a CDS encoding VOC family protein yields the protein MHQPDHSNVHALGMFIRFASKESTSNAFFEKQVGLPLIRKVGANADIYWAGECAVFEVVYVADKQVVAETDPLTAPALPVFRVTGMDQLLASLNAAGVTTTAATAGASGREAYFVDTDGYWIGLRERGAEAALPQDIEARRRGRRGEAYNPGCKSMPAGLQELGWVVRRVADLDAMTVFYRDVVGLTPIGTEGEHVLFDAGDNIIFELAPGGKAQPAPTDRQQAASATLFRVDDIARLRADLDAAGAQIVNRQIPLHWADLMYFADPEGTVLGAEQGYHPGQYAPEKFILAENLEANRRAREHAASLAE from the coding sequence ATGCACCAACCAGACCACAGCAATGTCCACGCCCTTGGAATGTTCATTCGGTTCGCCTCGAAGGAGTCGACCTCCAACGCCTTCTTTGAAAAGCAGGTCGGCCTGCCGCTGATCCGCAAGGTCGGCGCCAACGCCGATATTTACTGGGCAGGCGAGTGCGCCGTGTTCGAGGTGGTGTATGTGGCCGACAAGCAGGTGGTCGCCGAAACCGATCCGCTGACCGCACCGGCACTGCCGGTGTTCCGCGTGACCGGCATGGACCAGTTGCTGGCTAGCCTGAACGCCGCTGGTGTCACCACTACTGCGGCAACGGCCGGCGCTAGCGGCCGCGAGGCGTATTTCGTCGACACCGACGGCTATTGGATAGGGCTGCGCGAGCGAGGCGCCGAAGCGGCATTGCCGCAGGACATCGAAGCGCGGCGCCGCGGCCGTCGCGGCGAGGCCTACAACCCGGGCTGCAAATCGATGCCGGCCGGTCTGCAGGAACTGGGTTGGGTGGTGCGCCGCGTCGCCGACCTGGACGCCATGACCGTCTTCTATCGCGACGTGGTCGGCCTGACGCCGATCGGCACGGAAGGCGAGCATGTGTTGTTCGATGCCGGCGACAACATCATCTTTGAACTGGCACCGGGCGGCAAGGCGCAACCGGCGCCGACCGACCGCCAGCAGGCGGCCAGTGCCACGTTGTTCCGGGTCGACGACATCGCCCGCCTGCGCGCCGACCTCGATGCGGCCGGCGCGCAGATCGTCAACCGCCAGATTCCGCTGCACTGGGCCGACCTGATGTACTTTGCCGATCCCGAAGGCACGGTGTTGGGCGCCGAACAAGGCTACCACCCCGGCCAATATGCCCCCGAGAAATTCATCCTGGCCGAAAACCTGGAAGCGAACCGCCGCGCGCGCGAACACGCCGCCAGTCTGGCCGAGTAA